One Dokdonia sp. Dokd-P16 genomic window carries:
- a CDS encoding DUF5522 domain-containing protein: protein MSYLKKHIPIEDGDYYLTPEGYKCFTEQYHLKRGYCCESGCRHCPYGYSKKTNKQDG from the coding sequence ATGTCCTACTTAAAAAAACATATTCCTATAGAAGACGGCGATTATTACCTAACGCCAGAAGGCTATAAATGTTTTACAGAGCAATACCACCTCAAAAGAGGTTATTGTTGTGAGAGTGGCTGCCGTCATTGTCCATATGGATATAGTAAGAAAACAAATAAACAAGATGGATAG